Proteins co-encoded in one Micropterus dolomieu isolate WLL.071019.BEF.003 ecotype Adirondacks linkage group LG19, ASM2129224v1, whole genome shotgun sequence genomic window:
- the LOC123958046 gene encoding formin-like protein 20 yields the protein MFCQASVRRFHTIRSVTVFLIGKCASKGGSSVISKLTTSEAPAITEVQTSEPATAHTESATVELISTGRTQSLPETSSTATLDIQNPLPLDSPPPPTPPPPPPAADSPDLPPLPPPALPPRLPSCKPSSTSSPPLPPTPPRAESPQRPSTLHLKTLPRPTVRENGGPPPGVDEDEEERKMLEEDLKKCIEDFKKIRLPRVFPDRKRHWQSDLLKKYNA from the exons atgttttgtcaagCTTCAGTCAGGAGGTTTCACACCATCCGTTCAGTCACAGTTTTCCTTATAGGAAAATGTGCAAGCAAAG GTGGTTCATCAGTGATTTCCAAGTTAACGACTTCTGAAGCCCCAGCTATCACTGAAGTGCAGACCTCTGAACCTGCTACTGCTCATACTGAATCAGCCACAGTGGAGTTAATCAGCACTGGCCGAACTCAAAGCCTTCCAGAAACCAGCAGCACTGCAACACTGGACATACAAAACCCGCTGCCCCTggactctcctcctcctccaacacctcctccacctcctcctgctgcagaCAGCCCAGACCTCCCACCATTACCCCCTCCAGCCCTGCCTCCACGACTGCCATCATGCAAACCTTCTTCTACCTCCAGTCCTCCTCTTCCCCCAACACCGCCTCGGGCTGAAAGCCCCCAGCGTCCGTCCACCCTCCACCTAAAAACGCTGCCACGGCCCACCGTCAGGGAGAACGGTGGCCCCCCGCCGGGGGtggatgaggatgaggaggagagaaagatgCTGGAGGAGGATCTGAAGAAATGCATTGAGGACTTCAAAAAGATCCGCTTGCCCAGAGTATTTCCAGATCGCAAGAGGCACTGGCAAAGTGACTTGCTCAAGAAGTACAACGCATAG
- the LOC123958045 gene encoding BTB/POZ domain-containing protein KCTD12-like codes for MALPDSGMSGEEVPFPEIIELNVGGQVYITRYSTLTSVPESLLWEMFSRKSAKGLARDTKGRFFVDRDGFLFRYILDYMRDQQLVLPDHFPERGRLQREAEFFNLPELVKLLAPKISKQNSLGDEGCQSDPEDSSPGFDTARNLSSLGAAAAACASLVPGAMDGKRSGFITIGYRGSYTLGRDSHTDAKFRRVARIMVCGKTSLAKEVFGETLNESRDPDRPPERYTSRYYLKFTFLEQAFDKLADAGFHMVACNSTGTCAFAHEQTDDKIWTSYTEYVFYRE; via the coding sequence ATGGCTTTACCAGATAGTGGCATGTCTGGGGAGGAGGTACCCTTCCCAGAGATTATAGAGCTCAATGTTGGTGGCCAGGTGTACATAACCCGCTATTCTACTCTCACAAGTGTGCCTGAGTCCCTGCTGTGGGAGATGTTCAGTCGGAAGTCAGCCAAAGGATTGGCCAGGGACACCAAGGGTCGCTTCTTTGTGGACCGTGACGGCTTCCTGTTCCGATACATCCTGGACTACATGCGGGACCAGCAGCTGGTTCTTCCAGACCACTTCCCTGAGCGTGGGCGTCTGCAGAGGGAGGCTGAGTTCTTCAACCTCCCCGAGCTTGTCAAACTACTAGCACCCAAAATCAGCAAGCAGAACTCACTTGGCGATGAGGGATGTCAGAGTGACCCAGAGGACTCCTCACCTGGGTTTGACACGGCCCGTAATCTCAGCTCCCTGGGTGCTGCTGCCGCTGCCTGTGCCAGCCTGGTGCCCGGTGCCATGGATGGCAAACGCTCTGGGTTCATCACTATCGGCTACAGAGGCTCATACACCCTTGGCCGTGACAGCCACACCGATGCTAAATTCCGCAGGGTGGCAAGGATCATGGTGTGTGGGAAGACCTCTTTGGCCAAAGAGGTGTTTGGGGAGACGCTGAACGAGAGCCGTGACCCCGACCGCCCCCCTGAGCGCTACACATCCCGCTACTATCTCAAGTTCACCTTTCTGGAGCAGGCTTTTGACAAGCTGGCTGATGCAGGCTTCCACATGGTGGCCTGTAATTCCACAGGAACCTGCGCCTTTGCCCATGAGCAGACGGACGACAAGATCTGGACCAGCTACACTGAATATGTGTTCTACCGTGAGTGA